One region of Ornithinibacter aureus genomic DNA includes:
- a CDS encoding alpha-1,4-glucan--maltose-1-phosphate maltosyltransferase — translation MTAPPRTSAPQHPIGRIPVLDVAPCVDHGARPAKSVVGEEFTVTATVLREGHDAVNASLVLTDPDGVEHVQPMECTNPGLNAWSAVVAADRTGWWSYRVEGWSDPYGTWVHDATIKVQADVDTELMLEEGARVLERARTEVKRDKAAKAALADGIRGLRDTTASAAVRLRAGTGPAVADVLAASPLRDFVSPSADLPLLVERQLALSGAWYEFFPRSEGATYDEKEHRWTTGTLRTAAERLPAVAAMGFDVIYLTPIHPIGQAAKKGPNNTLDARPEDPGVPYAIGSKDGGHDAIHPDLGTFADFDAFVARAEGLGLEVAMDLALQCSPDHPWVTEHPQWFTTRADGTIAFAENPPKKYQDIYPVNFDNDPAGIYAEVRRVVQVWIDHGVKIFRVDNPHTKPVEFWQWIIADVAKDHPEVIWLAEAFTKPAMMHTLGKIGFQQSYTYYAWRNTPWELREYVTELAGDAAAYMRPSFWPTTHDILTPYMQFGGRAAWVVRAVLAATLVPTYGIYAGYELMEHVARPGAEEQIDNEKYEYKDRRWADYEVGGPKEGQSLAGLLTQINTIRANHGALHWLRNITFHSADDENVLVFSKRRVYADGGEDVILVAANLDPHSTRGTHAHLDLPALGLSWGDEFVAHDLLTDEQFTWGEHPFVRLGPETTPVHVIHVRRS, via the coding sequence GTGACCGCTCCCCCGCGCACCAGCGCCCCCCAGCACCCGATCGGCCGAATCCCCGTCCTCGACGTCGCCCCGTGCGTCGACCACGGCGCCCGCCCCGCGAAGTCGGTGGTCGGCGAGGAGTTCACCGTCACCGCGACCGTCCTTCGTGAGGGCCACGACGCGGTCAACGCCTCGCTGGTGCTGACCGACCCCGACGGCGTGGAGCACGTCCAGCCGATGGAGTGCACCAACCCCGGCCTGAACGCGTGGTCGGCGGTCGTCGCCGCTGACCGCACCGGGTGGTGGTCCTACCGGGTCGAGGGCTGGTCCGACCCGTACGGCACCTGGGTGCACGACGCGACGATCAAGGTGCAGGCCGACGTCGACACCGAGCTGATGCTCGAGGAGGGCGCCCGGGTGCTCGAGCGCGCCCGCACGGAGGTCAAGCGCGACAAGGCCGCCAAGGCCGCGCTCGCCGACGGCATCCGAGGTCTACGGGACACTACGGCATCCGCCGCCGTGCGCCTGCGTGCGGGCACCGGACCGGCGGTTGCCGACGTCCTGGCCGCGAGCCCGCTGCGCGACTTCGTCAGCCCGTCGGCCGACCTGCCGCTGCTCGTGGAGCGCCAACTGGCGCTGTCCGGGGCCTGGTACGAGTTCTTCCCGCGCAGCGAGGGTGCGACGTACGACGAGAAGGAGCACCGCTGGACCACCGGCACGTTGCGCACCGCGGCCGAGCGGCTGCCCGCCGTCGCCGCGATGGGCTTCGACGTCATCTACCTCACCCCGATCCACCCGATCGGCCAGGCGGCGAAGAAGGGCCCGAACAACACTCTCGACGCCCGCCCGGAGGACCCGGGGGTGCCGTATGCCATCGGTTCGAAGGACGGCGGCCACGACGCGATCCACCCCGACCTCGGCACCTTCGCCGACTTCGACGCCTTCGTCGCCCGCGCCGAGGGGCTCGGGCTCGAGGTCGCGATGGACCTCGCACTGCAGTGCTCCCCCGACCACCCGTGGGTGACCGAACACCCGCAGTGGTTCACCACCCGGGCCGACGGCACCATCGCGTTCGCCGAGAACCCGCCGAAGAAGTACCAGGACATCTACCCGGTCAACTTCGACAACGATCCCGCCGGCATCTACGCCGAGGTGCGCCGGGTCGTCCAGGTGTGGATCGACCACGGGGTGAAGATCTTCCGCGTCGACAACCCGCACACCAAGCCGGTGGAGTTCTGGCAGTGGATCATCGCCGACGTCGCGAAGGACCACCCGGAGGTCATCTGGCTCGCCGAGGCCTTCACCAAGCCGGCGATGATGCACACCCTGGGCAAGATCGGCTTCCAGCAGAGCTACACCTACTACGCGTGGCGCAACACCCCGTGGGAGCTTCGTGAGTACGTCACCGAGCTCGCCGGTGACGCCGCCGCGTACATGCGGCCCTCGTTCTGGCCCACCACGCACGACATCCTCACGCCCTACATGCAGTTCGGTGGCCGCGCGGCGTGGGTGGTGCGGGCGGTGCTCGCGGCGACGCTCGTGCCGACCTACGGCATCTACGCCGGCTACGAGCTCATGGAGCACGTCGCCCGCCCCGGCGCCGAGGAGCAGATCGACAACGAGAAGTACGAGTACAAGGACCGCCGCTGGGCCGACTACGAGGTGGGTGGCCCCAAGGAGGGTCAGTCGCTGGCCGGGCTGCTCACCCAGATCAACACCATCCGGGCCAACCACGGCGCCCTGCACTGGCTGCGCAACATCACCTTCCACAGCGCCGACGACGAGAACGTCCTGGTGTTCAGCAAGCGGCGGGTCTACGCCGACGGCGGCGAGGACGTCATCCTCGTGGCCGCCAACCTCGACCCGCACTCCACGCGCGGCACCCACGCCCACCTGGACCTGCCGGCGCTGGGCCTGTCGTGGGGGGACGAGTTCGTCGCCCACGACCTGCTGACCGACGAGCAGTTCACCTGGGGTGAGCACCCCTTCGTGCGCCTGGGCCCGGAGACCACGCCGGTGCACGTCATCCACGTCCGCCGCAGTTGA
- a CDS encoding glycogen/starch/alpha-glucan phosphorylase, whose protein sequence is MARGPVISPPHTVEGFVKAFLHELNFGQGVPLATSSQTDQYLALARTVRSYLMARWLETARKRRASQPQKMVGYLSAEYLLGRQLDNALSATELREVATDAMKACGIDIEDLRAQEVEPGLGNGGLGRLAACFIDSLATLGAPSIAYGIRYEFGIFRQTFVDGRQVEQPDAWLSSGDPWGVPHPELEVPVNFGGHTERYVGEDGRERSRWVPGWGVIGLRYNYMVPGYHNGVVNTLRLWRARATNAFDLHIFNAGDYAEAVRAQTFAENISKVLYPEDSTPQGKELRLQQQYFFVACSIKDFLTHTMPKGFDVRELPERIIFQLNDTHPVIAIPELMRILVDEHDLEWDQAWGITKQCFAYTCHTLLPEALEVWPVSLMERLLPRHMEIIYRINEEFLDDLREAYPGDELRVRRMSIIADHPERSVRMAHLATVGSVKVNGVAALHSQLLKDKVLNDFSELWPDRFTNVTNGVTPRRFIRQSNPALTGLITETIGKGWVSDLDRLAELQAYSDDPEFREKFRAVKAANKERITDVLAKRDGIQLPQGHMLDVMVKRLHEYKRQSLKMLHIVTLYDRLISGEVDPASVTPRTVVFGAKAAPGYHMAKETIFLINSIAKTVNADPRVQGRLFVAFPPNYNVTLAEKLIPAADLSEQISLAGKEASGTGNMKFALNGALTIGTDDGANVEIRELVGDENFFLFGMDEPAVAELQARGYRPGDYYESDANLKRAIDLIASGHFTDGNRDAVSAFVGDLLSNDRFLALADYASYLEAQDRVEAAYADQEEWSRKAILNVARTGFFSSDRSMRDYIDRIWHIKTNA, encoded by the coding sequence CTGGCCCGCGGCCCGGTCATCTCCCCGCCGCACACCGTCGAGGGCTTCGTCAAGGCGTTCCTGCACGAGCTGAACTTCGGTCAGGGGGTGCCGCTCGCGACGTCGTCGCAGACCGACCAGTACCTCGCGCTCGCGCGCACCGTGCGCTCCTACCTCATGGCCCGCTGGCTCGAGACCGCGCGCAAGCGGCGCGCGTCGCAGCCGCAGAAGATGGTCGGTTACCTCTCGGCCGAGTACCTGCTCGGCCGCCAGCTCGACAACGCGCTCTCCGCGACCGAGCTGCGCGAGGTCGCGACCGACGCCATGAAGGCGTGCGGCATCGACATCGAGGACCTGCGCGCGCAGGAGGTCGAGCCGGGTCTGGGCAACGGCGGCCTGGGCCGCCTCGCGGCCTGCTTCATCGACTCGCTGGCGACGCTCGGGGCACCGAGCATCGCCTACGGCATTCGGTACGAGTTCGGCATCTTCCGCCAGACGTTCGTCGACGGGCGTCAGGTCGAGCAGCCCGACGCCTGGCTGAGCAGCGGCGACCCGTGGGGCGTGCCGCACCCCGAGCTCGAGGTCCCGGTGAACTTCGGCGGGCACACCGAGCGGTACGTCGGCGAGGACGGCCGTGAGCGCAGCCGCTGGGTGCCGGGCTGGGGCGTCATCGGGCTGCGATACAACTACATGGTCCCCGGCTACCACAACGGCGTCGTCAACACACTGCGCCTCTGGCGTGCGCGGGCGACCAATGCCTTCGACCTGCACATCTTCAACGCCGGCGACTACGCCGAGGCCGTGCGTGCGCAGACCTTCGCCGAGAACATCTCCAAGGTGCTCTACCCCGAGGACTCCACACCGCAGGGCAAGGAGCTGCGCCTTCAGCAGCAGTACTTCTTCGTGGCCTGCTCGATCAAGGACTTCCTCACCCACACGATGCCCAAGGGCTTCGACGTGCGCGAGCTGCCCGAACGGATCATCTTCCAGCTCAACGACACCCACCCGGTCATCGCCATCCCCGAGCTGATGCGCATCCTCGTCGACGAGCACGACCTCGAGTGGGACCAGGCCTGGGGCATCACGAAGCAGTGCTTCGCCTACACCTGCCACACCCTGCTGCCCGAGGCCCTCGAGGTGTGGCCGGTCAGCCTCATGGAGCGGCTGCTCCCGCGGCACATGGAGATCATCTACCGCATCAACGAGGAGTTCCTCGACGACCTGCGCGAGGCCTACCCGGGTGACGAGCTTCGGGTGCGGCGCATGTCGATCATCGCCGACCACCCCGAGCGCTCGGTGCGCATGGCCCACCTGGCCACGGTCGGCTCGGTCAAGGTCAACGGCGTCGCGGCGCTGCACTCGCAGCTGCTCAAGGACAAGGTCCTCAACGACTTCTCGGAGCTGTGGCCCGACCGCTTCACCAACGTCACGAACGGGGTCACCCCGCGCCGGTTCATCCGCCAGAGCAACCCGGCCCTCACCGGGCTCATCACAGAGACCATCGGCAAGGGATGGGTCTCCGACCTCGACCGGCTGGCCGAGCTTCAGGCCTACAGCGACGACCCGGAGTTCCGCGAGAAGTTCCGTGCCGTCAAGGCCGCGAACAAGGAACGGATCACCGACGTCCTCGCCAAGCGCGACGGCATCCAGCTCCCGCAGGGTCACATGCTCGACGTCATGGTCAAGCGCCTGCACGAGTACAAGCGCCAGTCGCTGAAGATGCTGCACATCGTGACGCTCTACGACCGTCTCATCTCCGGCGAGGTCGACCCGGCGAGCGTCACGCCGCGCACGGTGGTGTTCGGCGCCAAGGCGGCCCCGGGCTACCACATGGCCAAGGAGACGATCTTCCTGATCAACTCCATCGCCAAGACCGTCAACGCCGACCCGCGCGTTCAGGGGCGCCTGTTCGTCGCGTTCCCGCCGAACTACAACGTCACCCTCGCCGAGAAGCTCATCCCCGCGGCTGACCTGTCCGAGCAGATCTCGCTCGCCGGCAAGGAGGCCTCGGGTACGGGCAACATGAAGTTCGCGCTCAACGGTGCCCTGACGATCGGCACCGACGACGGCGCCAACGTCGAGATCCGCGAGCTCGTCGGCGACGAGAACTTCTTCCTGTTCGGCATGGACGAGCCGGCGGTCGCCGAACTGCAGGCGCGCGGTTACCGCCCCGGCGACTACTACGAGTCCGACGCGAACCTCAAGCGCGCGATCGACCTCATCGCGAGCGGTCACTTCACCGACGGGAACCGGGATGCCGTGAGCGCGTTCGTCGGCGACCTGCTCTCCAACGACCGCTTCCTGGCCCTGGCGGACTACGCGTCCTACCTCGAGGCGCAGGACCGCGTCGAGGCGGCCTACGCAGACCAGGAGGAGTGGTCGCGCAAGGCCATCCTCAACGTGGCCCGGACCGGCTTCTTCTCCTCGGACCGCTCGATGCGCGACTACATCGACCGCATCTGGCACATCAAGACCAACGCCTGA
- the treS gene encoding maltose alpha-D-glucosyltransferase — protein sequence MTAFPTSASATGGLRHDPQWFRTAVFYEVLTRAFHDTTGSGTGDFQGIIGKLDYLQWLGVDCLWLPPFYASPLRDGGYDISDYTQVLPEFGTLPEFRELINQAHARGIRIITDFVMNHTSDQHPWFQASRSDPDGPYGDFYVWSDTDDKYTDARIIFVDTETSNWTFDPIRRQFFWHRFFSHQPDLNFENPAVHEAMFEVVRFWMDLGIDGFRLDAVPYLYEEEGHNGENHPKTHAFLVQLRAMVDKEYPGRVLLAEANQPPADVVDYFGTEEAPECQMCFHFPVMPMLYYSLREERATPIIEVLADTPPIPAGAQWGTFLRNHDELTLEMVTPEQRAAMYGWYAPDPRMRANVGIRRRLAPLLDNSRPEIELIHALLLSLPGSPCLYYGDEIGMGDNIWLEDRDAVRTPMQWTPDRNAGFSTADPGKLYLPVITSLVYHHNHTNVEAQMATGSSLLHWVRGMLAVRREHPVFGIGDFEICESVNDRVLSFVRVDRSERDKEDRSAMAVLCVNNLSSRPQATTVTVPEELRGWETRDLFGGGGFPDIADDGTVTITLGSRDFFWLALDPRRGDTRG from the coding sequence TTGACCGCCTTCCCGACCAGCGCATCCGCCACCGGCGGGCTGCGGCACGACCCCCAGTGGTTCCGGACCGCGGTCTTCTACGAGGTGCTCACGCGGGCCTTCCACGACACCACCGGGTCCGGCACGGGTGACTTCCAGGGCATCATCGGCAAGCTCGACTACCTGCAGTGGCTCGGGGTCGACTGCCTGTGGCTGCCGCCGTTCTACGCCAGCCCGTTGCGCGACGGCGGCTACGACATCTCCGACTACACCCAGGTGCTGCCCGAGTTCGGCACGCTGCCCGAGTTCCGCGAGCTGATCAACCAGGCCCACGCCCGCGGCATCCGGATCATCACCGACTTCGTCATGAACCACACGAGCGACCAGCACCCGTGGTTCCAGGCCTCCCGCAGTGACCCCGACGGGCCGTACGGCGACTTCTACGTGTGGTCCGACACCGACGACAAGTACACCGATGCGCGCATCATCTTCGTCGACACCGAGACCTCGAACTGGACGTTCGACCCGATCCGCCGCCAGTTCTTCTGGCACCGCTTCTTCAGCCACCAGCCCGACCTGAACTTCGAGAACCCGGCCGTGCACGAGGCGATGTTCGAGGTCGTGCGGTTCTGGATGGACCTCGGCATCGACGGCTTCCGGTTGGATGCCGTGCCGTACCTCTACGAGGAGGAGGGCCACAACGGTGAGAACCACCCGAAGACCCACGCCTTCCTCGTCCAGCTGCGCGCGATGGTCGACAAGGAGTACCCGGGCAGGGTGCTGCTCGCCGAGGCCAACCAGCCCCCCGCCGACGTCGTCGACTACTTCGGCACCGAGGAGGCGCCGGAGTGCCAGATGTGCTTCCACTTCCCGGTGATGCCGATGCTCTACTACTCGCTGCGCGAGGAGCGGGCGACGCCGATCATCGAGGTGCTCGCGGACACGCCGCCGATCCCGGCGGGCGCGCAGTGGGGCACGTTCCTGCGCAACCACGACGAGCTGACGCTGGAGATGGTCACGCCCGAGCAGCGCGCGGCGATGTACGGCTGGTACGCCCCGGACCCGCGGATGCGCGCCAACGTGGGCATCCGTCGCCGCCTCGCCCCCCTGCTCGACAACTCCCGGCCCGAGATCGAGCTCATCCACGCCCTCCTGCTGTCGCTGCCGGGCTCTCCGTGCCTGTACTACGGCGACGAGATCGGCATGGGCGACAACATCTGGTTGGAGGACCGGGATGCCGTCCGCACCCCGATGCAGTGGACTCCCGATCGCAACGCGGGCTTCTCCACGGCGGACCCCGGAAAGCTCTACCTCCCGGTGATCACGTCGCTGGTGTACCACCACAACCACACGAACGTCGAAGCGCAGATGGCCACCGGCTCCTCGCTGCTGCACTGGGTGCGCGGCATGCTCGCCGTGCGCCGCGAGCACCCGGTGTTCGGGATCGGTGACTTCGAGATCTGCGAGTCGGTCAACGACCGCGTGCTGTCCTTCGTGCGGGTCGACCGGTCCGAGCGGGACAAGGAGGACCGCTCGGCGATGGCGGTGCTGTGCGTGAACAACCTCTCCTCGCGCCCCCAGGCCACGACCGTCACCGTCCCCGAGGAGCTGCGTGGCTGGGAGACCCGCGACCTCTTCGGCGGTGGCGGCTTCCCCGACATCGCCGACGACGGCACCGTGACGATCACCCTGGGCTCGCGCGACTTCTTCTGGCTCGCCCTGGACCCGCGGAGGGGTGACACCCGTGGCTGA
- a CDS encoding maltokinase N-terminal cap-like domain-containing protein: MAEIITTASLRPSKLELVSGWMGEQRWYAAKGQQPRLRLLAAWRLDDPAGEVGVETLIVADESGSEPVVYQVPLTYRGEPLGSADHALVGTMEHTALGHRWVYDAPHDPVYAAQLLELVQGRVKAQSSKASDTVLDTVVGVPQSSWPHEVRVRASRVLSGEQSNTSVILDCDLPGGQHTPLIVKVFRMLSPGDNPDVVLQGALVDAGSRRVPAVVGSVHGQWPHPGADGDHPASGHLTFAQEFLPGVEDAWRVALRAAEAGTDFAGPARALGEATAQVHRTLAEVLGSEPTRAEQTTAILDEMRGRFEAAAEAVPALEDVRGPIESVLRAAARGQWPPLQRIHGDYHLGQVLHSPERGWVLLDFEGEPLRPLAERSLPDQCARDVAGMLRSFDYVGGTLELTRGESARAWVTAAQQAFLDGYADGSGSDPRDLDALLAAFELDKAMYEVVYEARNRPGWVEIPLAAVRRLTAHFSQDPTSQGEPT; this comes from the coding sequence GTGGCTGAGATCATCACGACCGCGTCGCTGCGGCCGAGCAAGCTCGAGCTCGTCTCGGGGTGGATGGGTGAGCAGCGCTGGTACGCCGCCAAGGGTCAGCAGCCCCGTCTGCGCCTGCTGGCGGCGTGGCGCCTGGACGACCCCGCCGGTGAGGTCGGCGTCGAGACGCTCATCGTCGCCGACGAGTCCGGCTCCGAGCCGGTGGTCTACCAGGTGCCGCTGACGTATCGGGGCGAGCCGCTCGGCAGCGCCGACCACGCCCTCGTCGGCACCATGGAGCACACGGCACTGGGCCACCGCTGGGTCTACGACGCCCCCCACGACCCGGTGTACGCCGCTCAGCTCCTCGAGCTCGTGCAGGGTCGGGTGAAGGCCCAGTCCTCCAAGGCCTCGGACACCGTCCTCGACACCGTCGTCGGCGTCCCGCAGTCCAGCTGGCCCCACGAGGTGCGGGTGCGGGCATCGCGGGTGCTCAGCGGCGAGCAGTCCAACACCTCAGTCATCCTCGACTGCGACCTGCCGGGCGGCCAGCACACGCCGCTCATCGTCAAGGTCTTCCGGATGCTCTCCCCCGGCGACAACCCCGACGTCGTGCTCCAGGGCGCCCTCGTGGATGCCGGGTCGCGTCGCGTTCCCGCCGTGGTCGGGTCCGTGCACGGGCAGTGGCCGCACCCGGGCGCCGACGGCGACCACCCGGCATCCGGTCACCTGACCTTCGCGCAGGAGTTCCTGCCCGGCGTCGAGGACGCCTGGCGGGTGGCGCTACGCGCTGCGGAGGCCGGCACCGACTTCGCGGGGCCGGCGCGCGCCCTCGGCGAGGCGACGGCGCAGGTGCACCGCACGCTGGCCGAGGTGCTCGGCAGCGAGCCGACGAGGGCCGAGCAGACCACGGCGATCCTCGACGAGATGCGCGGCCGGTTCGAGGCCGCGGCCGAGGCGGTGCCGGCGCTGGAGGACGTGCGCGGACCCATCGAGTCGGTGCTGCGTGCCGCTGCCCGAGGTCAGTGGCCCCCGCTGCAACGCATCCACGGCGACTACCACCTCGGCCAGGTGCTGCACTCGCCCGAGCGCGGCTGGGTGCTGCTCGACTTCGAGGGCGAGCCGCTTCGACCCCTGGCGGAGCGGTCGCTGCCGGACCAGTGCGCCCGCGACGTCGCGGGGATGCTGCGCAGCTTCGACTACGTCGGCGGCACCCTGGAGCTCACCCGGGGTGAGTCCGCCCGCGCGTGGGTGACCGCGGCCCAGCAGGCGTTCCTCGACGGCTACGCCGACGGGTCGGGCTCCGACCCGCGCGACCTCGACGCGTTGCTCGCGGCGTTCGAGCTGGACAAGGCGATGTACGAGGTCGTCTACGAGGCGCGCAACCGCCCGGGCTGGGTTGAGATCCCCCTCGCCGCCGTCCGCCGCCTCACGGCACACTTCTCGCAGGATCCCACCAGTCAAGGAGAGCCGACGTGA
- the glgB gene encoding 1,4-alpha-glucan branching protein GlgB — MNPTPSPEVGGAITALVQGRHQQPHDLLGQHLEPGGLRIRVLKPLAQSVQVRFEDGVTLDLAHEAEGVWTAVRADAERTMDYRLAVAWADGIEHVQDDPYRFAPTLGEVDLHLVNEGRHELLWTVLGSRLHEYDGPMGPVKGVAFAVWAPRAKAVRVIGDFNDWDGRIHPMRMLGGSGVWELFVPDVGAGNIYKYEIRGADDVVRTKADPMARRTECPPNTGSVVDASGHEWGDAQWMEQRAQSNPHTGPMSTYEVHLGSWRQGLSYRDMAEHLVNYVKDLGFTHVELLPVMEHPYGPSWGYQVTGYYAPTARFGTPDDFRYLVDTLHQAGIGVILDWVPGHFPRDAFALARFDGLALYEHPDPRRGDQPDWGTHVFDFGRLEVRNFLVANAIYWLEEFHIDGLRVDAVASMLYLDYSRKDGEWIPNVHGGRENLEAIGLLQEANATAYRRVPGIVTIAEESTSWPGVTKETSQGGLGFGLKWNMGWMNDTLRYLKEEPINRQYHHNLLTFSLMYAFSENYLLPISHDEVVHGKGSLLTKIPGSRDEQLATVRAFLAYMWSHPGKVLLFMGSEFAQPGEWADGRSLDWWLLDHAAHYRVHALVKELNALYRGHPALWALDSEPAGFRWLDADDNTGNLLSYLRFERADQGGDVVATVVNYGGEDKAWVRIGVPRDGRWEVVLDTSGYDEHSSPSTAGTIVEAEHVPWHDQPFSVTVRVARLSTIYLAPAVEVIESEVAADASEAAPTA, encoded by the coding sequence GTGAACCCCACACCCAGCCCCGAGGTCGGCGGCGCCATCACCGCGCTCGTCCAGGGCCGACACCAGCAGCCACACGACCTGCTGGGGCAGCACCTCGAGCCCGGCGGCCTGCGGATCAGGGTCCTCAAACCCCTCGCCCAGTCGGTGCAGGTGCGCTTCGAGGACGGCGTGACCCTCGACCTCGCCCACGAGGCCGAAGGTGTGTGGACTGCGGTGCGGGCCGATGCGGAGCGCACGATGGACTACCGCCTCGCGGTGGCCTGGGCCGATGGCATCGAACACGTCCAGGACGACCCGTACCGCTTCGCGCCGACCCTGGGCGAGGTCGACCTGCACCTGGTCAACGAGGGTCGCCACGAGCTGCTGTGGACCGTGCTCGGCTCGCGGCTGCACGAGTACGACGGCCCGATGGGGCCGGTCAAGGGCGTCGCGTTCGCCGTCTGGGCCCCGCGGGCCAAGGCCGTGCGCGTCATCGGTGACTTCAACGACTGGGACGGGCGCATCCACCCGATGCGCATGCTCGGCGGGTCCGGGGTCTGGGAGCTCTTCGTTCCCGACGTCGGGGCCGGCAACATCTACAAGTACGAGATCCGCGGCGCCGACGACGTCGTGCGCACCAAGGCCGACCCCATGGCCCGCCGCACCGAGTGCCCGCCGAACACCGGGTCGGTCGTCGACGCCTCCGGGCACGAGTGGGGTGACGCGCAGTGGATGGAGCAGCGCGCGCAGAGCAACCCGCACACCGGGCCGATGAGCACCTACGAGGTGCACCTGGGCTCGTGGCGGCAGGGGCTGTCCTACCGCGACATGGCCGAGCACCTCGTCAACTACGTCAAGGACCTCGGCTTCACGCACGTCGAGCTGCTCCCGGTCATGGAGCACCCGTACGGCCCGTCCTGGGGCTACCAGGTCACCGGCTACTACGCCCCGACCGCCCGGTTCGGCACCCCCGACGACTTCCGCTACCTCGTCGACACGCTGCACCAGGCCGGCATCGGCGTCATCCTCGACTGGGTGCCGGGGCACTTCCCGCGTGACGCGTTCGCCCTGGCCCGCTTCGACGGCCTGGCCCTCTACGAGCACCCGGACCCGCGTCGCGGTGACCAGCCCGACTGGGGCACCCACGTCTTCGACTTCGGGCGCCTCGAGGTGCGCAACTTCCTCGTCGCCAACGCCATCTACTGGCTGGAGGAGTTCCACATCGACGGGCTGCGCGTCGACGCCGTGGCCTCGATGCTCTACCTCGACTACTCGCGCAAGGACGGCGAGTGGATCCCCAACGTGCACGGCGGGCGCGAGAACCTCGAGGCGATCGGCCTGCTCCAGGAGGCCAACGCGACGGCCTACCGGCGGGTGCCCGGCATCGTCACCATCGCCGAGGAGTCGACCTCGTGGCCGGGGGTCACGAAGGAGACCTCGCAGGGCGGTCTCGGCTTCGGCCTGAAGTGGAACATGGGGTGGATGAACGACACCCTTCGCTACCTCAAGGAAGAGCCGATCAACCGGCAGTACCACCACAACCTGCTGACCTTCTCGCTGATGTACGCCTTCAGCGAGAACTACCTCCTGCCGATCAGCCACGACGAGGTCGTGCACGGCAAGGGCTCCCTGCTCACCAAGATCCCGGGCTCGCGCGACGAGCAGCTGGCGACGGTGCGGGCGTTCCTCGCGTACATGTGGTCGCACCCCGGCAAGGTGCTGCTCTTCATGGGCAGCGAGTTCGCACAGCCCGGCGAGTGGGCCGACGGCCGATCGCTGGACTGGTGGCTGCTCGACCACGCCGCGCACTACCGGGTGCACGCCCTCGTCAAGGAGCTCAACGCCCTCTACCGTGGCCACCCGGCCCTGTGGGCGCTGGACTCCGAGCCGGCGGGGTTCCGGTGGCTCGACGCCGACGACAACACCGGAAACCTGCTGTCCTACCTGCGCTTCGAGCGCGCCGACCAGGGCGGCGACGTCGTCGCGACGGTGGTCAACTACGGCGGCGAGGACAAGGCGTGGGTGCGCATCGGTGTGCCTCGCGACGGTCGCTGGGAGGTCGTGCTCGACACGAGCGGGTACGACGAGCACAGCAGCCCGAGCACCGCCGGCACGATCGTCGAGGCCGAGCACGTGCCGTGGCACGACCAGCCGTTCTCCGTCACGGTGCGGGTCGCCCGGCTCTCGACGATCTACCTCGCACCAGCCGTCGAGGTCATCGAGTCCGAGGTCGCCGCTGACGCCTCAGAGGCCGCACCCACCGCGTGA
- a CDS encoding DsrE/DsrF/DrsH-like family protein produces the protein MTSTPANAPVVPSFDAPESTGRKLAIICSKGNLDMAYPGLILANAAVGEGIETHLFFTFWGFDIINKATMGDLQFSFVGNTAMHPPGHSGMGVHHMLGALPGATKAATKMMKKQIADLDVPEVPEFLEILTASGARMWACRMSADMNHLTEDDLYDGVEAIISASDFMELTEGAQLLFI, from the coding sequence ATGACTTCCACCCCGGCCAACGCCCCGGTCGTCCCGTCGTTCGACGCTCCCGAGAGCACCGGTCGCAAGCTCGCGATCATCTGCTCCAAGGGCAACCTCGACATGGCCTACCCCGGCCTGATCCTGGCCAACGCCGCTGTCGGCGAGGGCATCGAGACCCACCTGTTCTTCACCTTCTGGGGCTTCGACATCATCAACAAGGCCACGATGGGCGACCTGCAGTTCTCCTTCGTCGGCAACACCGCGATGCACCCCCCGGGTCACAGCGGCATGGGCGTGCACCACATGCTCGGTGCGCTGCCCGGGGCGACCAAGGCCGCGACGAAGATGATGAAGAAGCAGATCGCCGACCTCGACGTGCCCGAGGTGCCGGAGTTCCTCGAGATCCTCACCGCCTCCGGTGCCCGGATGTGGGCGTGCCGGATGTCGGCTGACATGAACCACCTGACCGAAGACGACCTCTACGACGGGGTCGAGGCGATCATCTCGGCGAGCGACTTCATGGAGCTCACCGAGGGGGCCCAGCTGCTGTTCATCTGA
- a CDS encoding TusE/DsrC/DsvC family sulfur relay protein has product MSTTTIAGHEVEVNEEGFLTRPDQWSEDLAPELAALIGLDLTDKHWELIRFLRTDHAAMGETPTLRRVSTQTGTPVKELFGLFPGKPAKKMAYVSGLPKPKGCV; this is encoded by the coding sequence ATGAGCACCACGACGATCGCCGGCCACGAGGTCGAGGTCAACGAGGAGGGGTTCCTCACCAGACCCGACCAGTGGAGCGAAGACCTGGCCCCCGAGCTCGCCGCCCTCATCGGCCTCGACCTCACCGACAAGCACTGGGAGCTCATCCGCTTCCTGCGCACCGACCACGCCGCGATGGGTGAGACGCCCACGCTGCGTCGCGTGTCCACCCAGACCGGGACCCCGGTCAAGGAGCTGTTCGGCCTCTTCCCGGGCAAGCCCGCGAAGAAGATGGCCTACGTCTCCGGCCTGCCCAAGCCGAAGGGATGTGTCTGA